In Dryobates pubescens isolate bDryPub1 chromosome 19, bDryPub1.pri, whole genome shotgun sequence, the sequence GGCTTTTGGGTGACGGAAAGAGTGCTGCTGCTATGGAATGGGTCCTTGTCCTCCATCAGTCCTAGCACTGGTTACACTGATGCTGGTGCCTGCCCACCCCAACCTGTGCCTGTGGCACACAAATGTCTGCTGGGGCAGCATCTGCTTTTCCATGACGCATTGGTGGCTCTCTCTGGGGGCTTGCCCCTGTCCCAACCTTCTCTGGCTCCTGGGGGGTACAAGGAGGAGAGTCCCTGTACACAGCAACTGGTAGAAATGCTGGATGCAAGCACTACTGCATGCAGCAGGGGCATAATGAGGTGCAAGCTTTACAGGAAGCTTTACAGGTGAAGGCACTGGTGCAAGACTGCTTGCAAGCATTGCTGCATGTGTTGGTGCAATTAGTCATATAAGATTTGATGCAAGTATTAACCACAAGCTTGGTGCAGGACTCAGCGCAAACATTGGTGTGAGGATCAGTGCAGGACTCCGTACCAGCATGGATTCAGAAGTGGGTGCAaggtggagcaggaggctgctggcaggcagggctgtgccaggcagctctccaccatgggcagacATCGCCATCTCCAGGCAGACCAGGGCTAAGCCGTGGCTGGGAAAAGGCACCAGGAGCTGCCaaaggagcagggacagggacagagaCAGGGGACAGAAGGGATAGGAGGACCCAGAgccatgcagcagcacagggatgcCGGggcatcacagaaccatagaattcactgggttggaaagaacctctagaggtcatcccTGCAGtcacagggacatccccaactagatcaggttgctcagatccacCATCAagcctagccttgaacatctccagggatggggcctccatcacctccctgggcaacctgttccagtgttccaccaccctcatagtatagaacttcttcccaatgtcCAATCAAaacctacccttctctagtttaaagcctAGTCCTAGTGACTGATGTCTTGGTGCATGCTGATCCCTCCGCTCTAGATGAAGCCCTGTGGTGCCGGACGACGCGtgccctgcaggaggaggagtcCCTCTGCGCCTTCGTGGTGGCCGAGCCGCCGGCCATCGCCAACCATCACACGGTGAAGGAGGAGCCCGGGGAATCGCCCTACCCAGCCGCCCTGCACTCGgacatccagctgctgccacagcaggcgGGCATGGCTGCCatcctggccactgctgtggtCAACAGTGAGTCACCATGATGGAGAATACAGGGAGGGAGGATGTGGTGGATACCCTGGGACCAGGACTGTGCTGGGGATCTCCAGCCCATCACACTCATCCAGCTCATGGTGTATAAAGTCGTGGAAttgtggaattgttttggttggaagagaccttttaagTTCATTGAGTGCAACCATTAGCCAgacactgccaggtcatcactaaaccatgtccctcagcaccacatctacatggttTTGAAACCCCTCTAGCAATGGGAACTCCatcgctgccctgggcagcctgggccaggccttgacagccctcgggaggaaggaattgtttctGATATCCAAgttaaacctgccctggcacaaatTGAGGCCTTTTCCCTTTGTCccattgcttgttccttgggagaagagatcaacccccacctggctccaacctcctttcagggagctgtagagagccagaaggtctcccctcagcctcttttttttctccaggctgaaccccaggtccctcagcttctcctcaggagacctgttctctagacccttaaccaactttgttgcccttcttctggacctgctccagcccctcaatgtcctccttagaGTTAACAGCCCAAAACTGACTACAGtgtgtcccttcccttccacagAGGACGTCTTCCCGTGCAAGGATTGTGGGATCTGGTACCGGAGTGAGCGCAACCTCCAAGCCCACCTGATGTACTACTGTGCCAGTCGGCAGAGTACCGGCTCCCCGGCCCTGGAGGAGAAGCCCAAGGAGACCTACCCCAACGAGCGtgtctgccccttcccccagtGCAAGAAGAgctgccccagtgccagctccctgGAGATCCACATGCGAAGCCACAGTGGTACGGCATGGCACAGCACGGCATGGCATGGCAaggcaccctgctgcagccaggggacgCAGCCACACACAAGGACCCCGGGAGCCAACTGGGtggaagggcagggaggctgtgaggctCCAGCATGGTGACCAGTTAGATGAAGTTCTCTTCCAGTTGGGTTACCGGTTATGGGGCTGCTCAGTGGAGGTCTTCCCCCATCTCAGCCCTATGAAGAGGCTggaccagcccctgcagctggcacagcttcatCAGGGTTCCCCATGGTCCTTGTCCTCCTTCCCTTGGCACTGATGTGTCTCTTGTCTGTCTGTCCTGCAGGAGAGCGGCCATTTGTCTGCCTGATCTGCCTGTCTGCCTTCACCACCAAAGCCAACTGCGAGCGTCACCTCAAGGTGCACACAGACACCCTGAACGGTGAGTGAGCCCTGTACCATGTCCCCATGGGGACAcacctgtccccagcacagccaggggatgGAGACCCTCTCCCCACAagtctccccctgccccaccagatGTCATCCTGCCCACTCAGCCCTGTGCCATGTTTCCCCCAGGTGTCTGCCACAGCTGTGGCTTCATCTCCACCACAAGGGACATCCTCTACAGCCACTTGGTCACCAACCACATGATCTGCCAGCCAGGCTCCAAGGGAGAGGTGTACTCACCAGgaacagccctgcctgccaccaaacccctcaccactggTGAGTATCACAGCTAGGGGACGTGCATGCCAGCACCCCACAGAAAGCTTGTCATTGTCACCAAGGACTATGGTCCCAAAtgggcaggaaggcaggggaTGGGGTGAGCATTCTTGTGCCAAGGATGTTGGGTACTGGGATGTTTGGTACCAGGATGGCAGGCAACAGGATGTCTCACTACAACAAGGActtttgaggtgctggagcgggtccagagaagggcaacaaagctggcaaagggcctagagcacaagtcttgtgaggagcagctgagggaactggggttgttcagcatggagaaaaggaggctgaggggagacctggctctctacaactccctgaaagaggGTTAGAGctaggtgggggtcagtctgttcttcctaatatcaagtaacagaacaaggggaaatggcctcaagttgcaccgggggaggtttaagttggatattaagaatactgaaagaatggtcagggattggagcaagttgcccagggaggtggttgaatccccgtccctgtaggtgtttaaaagacacagagggacatggtttagcagcagacttggtagagttcaagaatggttggactcgatcttaaaggtcttttccaactgattctgtgattgtgtgttgGGTCCTGGGATGCTGGTAACACTGGtgcctctctctgccctgggcagggctgagccagccGAACAACGCTCCCCAGCTGCGGAAGTGCAGCCTGCCAGCCTTCCTCCCCGAGGGGCTGCCGGCACTGCCACAGCACGTGGTGCTGCATGGCACCCTGCCCGCCCCACCGCCCGGCCCTGATTccacagcacacccagcacCGCCCTCCTCACCCCCTGATGCCAAGGCTGACAAGCTCTCACCGCCCACCCAGCCACAGAATGGAGAAGGTCCATCATCTTCATCATCCTCTTCCGCCTCCTCCGGCGAGGCCATCCGCATCAAGGAGgagcctgctggcagcccagcaagcGAGGCAGAGGTGCCAAAAAGTGGTGGCGCTGAAGAGGGGGGAGGTGGCAGCCCTGATGCCTGTTCCCGCACCTCATCCCCTCACAACTTGCCCTCAGCGAAAGTCAAGTTGGAGCTCGCCAGCCCCACACCGGGCTCCAGCCCAGTGCCCAGCGAGGCAGGGTCAGGCACGGCCGGTGGCACCGTCTTCCTGCCCCAGTATGTATTCGGCCACgaagctgcagtggtgccaCAGGCATCGGAGATCCTAGCGAAGATGTCGGAGCTGGTGCACAACCGGCTGAAGCAGGGCCATGGTGGCACAGTGCCACCTGCCATCTACACCGGTGCGCCAGTGCCCAAAGGTGCCACATGCTTTGAATGCGAGATCACCTTCAACAACATCAACAACTACTATGTGCACAAGCGCCTCTACTGCTCCAGCCGGCACCTCGCCGAGgacagccccccaggagcacgCAAGCTCAAAGCCCCCTCAGGACCCCTCAAAggtccccccaccccagggacGCTGCTGTCCCCCTCAGCAGGCGATGGGCAGGGGACGCCGGTGGGTGACGGGGATGCTGGACGTGATGCGACGCTGCCGGTCACCACCCCAGAGGTGAAGGTTGAAGATGGGGGTCGCAAAGCCGGGTCCCCCGAGGTGGAGGGGGGGTCGGGGCGGTGCAGTGAGGAcagccagagccccagcagctcggCGGGGGACGAGGGGGACGAGGACCCCAGCAAGACTCTGTGCGAGGCGTGCAACATCCGCTTCAGCCGCCACGAGACGTACGTGGTGCACAAGCGCTTCTACTGTGCCTCCCGCCACGACCCGCCCCTGCGCCGCCCCAACCTCCCCAAgatccccttcctcccccagcccctgcgcACCCGCAAGCGCCGCAAGCTCTATGAGATCCACGGGGCcgctcagcaccctgccaaaCCCCCGCCGGCTCCTGCTGAGCCCCCACCGGCCCCCGACCCGGTGGCGGGGGCTGCTCCCTCGCCCCGGTCCAGCCCGGACGCCGACGGTCCCATCGACCTGAGCAAGAAGCCACGGCGCCAGGGAGAGCCGGCGCCGGCGCCGTTGCCGCCCTTGGCCGACTACCACGAGTGCACCGCTTGCCGCATCAGCTTCAACAGCCTCGACGCCTACCTGGCCCACAAGAAATACCAGTGCCCGGCCACCCCGCTACAGCCCCGCaccctcgaacacctccagaagATGAAGGGGACCATGCCTACCCACCTCAAAGGGCACCGGAGCCCCGGGAGCCCCGCTGAAGGGGACCCTGAAAGTGTTCGGGGGAGGGCAGCTCCCACGGGGAGCCCTGGCATCGCTTACTCTGGGGCAGACTCACTGCAGCGTCACCCCAAAGGTCCTCTGTCACCCCCCGGAGTGAAAGGACCTATCTCCACCTGTCCCTACTGTCCCCTCAATGGGGTCATCAAGGGTGACCTTCTCGAGCACTTCCGTAACGCCCACGGGCTCTTtgtggccaagctggcagcagctgggcagggaatcCCCGACGCCCTTGTACCCGGTGCCAGCAGGACGCCCGACCCGCCCCTGCCCACAGCgtcaccccctcacccccctgccccccgcctcCACCGGGACAGCTTCAACGGCAAGGAGGGTCGGGATGGGGACAGCCCCCGACCCCCTGCCTCACCCCGGCCCCCTGCTTCACCTGGAGCCCCTGAGGGACTACGGGAAGGTGCCCGTAagccctccagccccccaaCCTACACAGACAGGGGGGTACAGACCCCCCCAGccaaggctgtgcccagccctgtgcccaacGGCAACCACAGGTACTGTCGCCTCTGCAACATCAAgttcagcagcctctccaccttCATCGCCCATAAGAAGTATTACTGCTCCTCCCATGCTGCAGAGCACGTCAAGTAAAGCCCCTCCCGCTCTCtgcccccaccaccaccatcggggggctgcaggggctggggggtcaGGAACCAATTCCTGGCATTCTTCTTGTAGGaatgagggtgatggaggatCCCTAGGGAGGCTCCAGCATCCAGAGATCCCTTCGGTGTCCCCCAGACATCACCCTTGGGTTGGGGGTCCCAGGTCAAGGACCCTATCAGAGGGGAGCACAGTGCTGGTGGAGGGGCTGGCCCCCAGTGCATGCAGAACTCCCACCTCTGCCAAGTCTGATGCTGTGGAGAAACTGAGGAAGGTGCACGGTCCtgtcccagctggggagggccgcagtgaggtggggggtgaTCCGTGCCCCTGGGTAGACACTACAGAGATGGGGTAGGGGCACGGCAGGGCTAGGTTTGGCCCCCAGGCACCGGAAGAGAGTGGGTGCACCCCCAGCATGGACCAGCCCCTggaagaaggcagcagtgaAGGTGAGGGTGGAGCTACCCCGGGCGCCGTGTGTATAAGTGTGTACAGAAATAAATATGTCTGctaaagccaggctgctgctgcctgaggggGGGACACTGCGGGGACTGGCACGGCCATTGTCACCACCCGAGGTCAAGGGCAtcatgctggggacagggacattGTGGGTGTACAgctgtagggtgtcagggacaGTCTGCAACAGTGGGGCAGAGCATGGCATCCCCATGTAAGCCCTAGCACCCCTCAGTGGCACTCACCCTGGCTGTCACATATCTGTGATGCAGCCACCAGACTGGGCTCCAGCTGGTGCTGAGATGCAGGCTGATGGCT encodes:
- the ZFPM1 gene encoding zinc finger protein ZFPM1 isoform X1 — translated: MSRRKQSNPRQIKRSLAAMEEGEEGLAGDKSPLEREGSASDHEGSAERDTSSPPGSEESRDTPESPKELEKADSGENLQEPDAWNGPDELDLAVQDGEKRVRTRRSLPEGFSWGPFQGSIHSEPASPGHGETQSPPVTLVLGDESCWLSQLPLVPEEPDANAVIYRKDEALWCRTTRALQEEESLCAFVVAEPPAIANHHTVKEEPGESPYPAALHSDIQLLPQQAGMAAILATAVVNKDVFPCKDCGIWYRSERNLQAHLMYYCASRQSTGSPALEEKPKETYPNERVCPFPQCKKSCPSASSLEIHMRSHSGERPFVCLICLSAFTTKANCERHLKVHTDTLNGVCHSCGFISTTRDILYSHLVTNHMICQPGSKGEVYSPGTALPATKPLTTGLSQPNNAPQLRKCSLPAFLPEGLPALPQHVVLHGTLPAPPPGPDSTAHPAPPSSPPDAKADKLSPPTQPQNGEGPSSSSSSSASSGEAIRIKEEPAGSPASEAEVPKSGGAEEGGGGSPDACSRTSSPHNLPSAKVKLELASPTPGSSPVPSEAGSGTAGGTVFLPQYVFGHEAAVVPQASEILAKMSELVHNRLKQGHGGTVPPAIYTGAPVPKGATCFECEITFNNINNYYVHKRLYCSSRHLAEDSPPGARKLKAPSGPLKGPPTPGTLLSPSAGDGQGTPVGDGDAGRDATLPVTTPEVKVEDGGRKAGSPEVEGGSGRCSEDSQSPSSSAGDEGDEDPSKTLCEACNIRFSRHETYVVHKRFYCASRHDPPLRRPNLPKIPFLPQPLRTRKRRKLYEIHGAAQHPAKPPPAPAEPPPAPDPVAGAAPSPRSSPDADGPIDLSKKPRRQGEPAPAPLPPLADYHECTACRISFNSLDAYLAHKKYQCPATPLQPRTLEHLQKMKGTMPTHLKGHRSPGSPAEGDPESVRGRAAPTGSPGIAYSGADSLQRHPKGPLSPPGVKGPISTCPYCPLNGVIKGDLLEHFRNAHGLFVAKLAAAGQGIPDALVPGASRTPDPPLPTASPPHPPAPRLHRDSFNGKEGRDGDSPRPPASPRPPASPGAPEGLREGARKPSSPPTYTDRGVQTPPAKAVPSPVPNGNHRYCRLCNIKFSSLSTFIAHKKYYCSSHAAEHVK
- the ZFPM1 gene encoding zinc finger protein ZFPM1 isoform X3, with the protein product MEEGEEGLAGDKSPLEREGSASDHEGSAERDTSSPPGSEESRDTPESPKELEKADSGENLQEPDAWNGPDELDLAVQDGEKRVRTRRSLPEGFSWGPFQGSIHSEPASPGHGETQSPPVTLVLGDESCWLSQLPLVPEEPDANAVIYRKDEALWCRTTRALQEEESLCAFVVAEPPAIANHHTVKEEPGESPYPAALHSDIQLLPQQAGMAAILATAVVNKDVFPCKDCGIWYRSERNLQAHLMYYCASRQSTGSPALEEKPKETYPNERVCPFPQCKKSCPSASSLEIHMRSHSGERPFVCLICLSAFTTKANCERHLKVHTDTLNGVCHSCGFISTTRDILYSHLVTNHMICQPGSKGEVYSPGTALPATKPLTTGLSQPNNAPQLRKCSLPAFLPEGLPALPQHVVLHGTLPAPPPGPDSTAHPAPPSSPPDAKADKLSPPTQPQNGEGPSSSSSSSASSGEAIRIKEEPAGSPASEAEVPKSGGAEEGGGGSPDACSRTSSPHNLPSAKVKLELASPTPGSSPVPSEAGSGTAGGTVFLPQYVFGHEAAVVPQASEILAKMSELVHNRLKQGHGGTVPPAIYTGAPVPKGATCFECEITFNNINNYYVHKRLYCSSRHLAEDSPPGARKLKAPSGPLKGPPTPGTLLSPSAGDGQGTPVGDGDAGRDATLPVTTPEVKVEDGGRKAGSPEVEGGSGRCSEDSQSPSSSAGDEGDEDPSKTLCEACNIRFSRHETYVVHKRFYCASRHDPPLRRPNLPKIPFLPQPLRTRKRRKLYEIHGAAQHPAKPPPAPAEPPPAPDPVAGAAPSPRSSPDADGPIDLSKKPRRQGEPAPAPLPPLADYHECTACRISFNSLDAYLAHKKYQCPATPLQPRTLEHLQKMKGTMPTHLKGHRSPGSPAEGDPESVRGRAAPTGSPGIAYSGADSLQRHPKGPLSPPGVKGPISTCPYCPLNGVIKGDLLEHFRNAHGLFVAKLAAAGQGIPDALVPGASRTPDPPLPTASPPHPPAPRLHRDSFNGKEGRDGDSPRPPASPRPPASPGAPEGLREGARKPSSPPTYTDRGVQTPPAKAVPSPVPNGNHRYCRLCNIKFSSLSTFIAHKKYYCSSHAAEHVK
- the ZFPM1 gene encoding zinc finger protein ZFPM1 isoform X2, encoding MSRRKQSNPRQIKRSLAAMEEGEEGLAGDKSPLEREGSASDHEGSAERDTSSPPGSEESRDTPESPKELEKADSGENLQEPDAWNGPDELDLAVQDGEKRVRTRRSLPEGFSWGPFQGSIHSEPASPGHGETSPPVTLVLGDESCWLSQLPLVPEEPDANAVIYRKDEALWCRTTRALQEEESLCAFVVAEPPAIANHHTVKEEPGESPYPAALHSDIQLLPQQAGMAAILATAVVNKDVFPCKDCGIWYRSERNLQAHLMYYCASRQSTGSPALEEKPKETYPNERVCPFPQCKKSCPSASSLEIHMRSHSGERPFVCLICLSAFTTKANCERHLKVHTDTLNGVCHSCGFISTTRDILYSHLVTNHMICQPGSKGEVYSPGTALPATKPLTTGLSQPNNAPQLRKCSLPAFLPEGLPALPQHVVLHGTLPAPPPGPDSTAHPAPPSSPPDAKADKLSPPTQPQNGEGPSSSSSSSASSGEAIRIKEEPAGSPASEAEVPKSGGAEEGGGGSPDACSRTSSPHNLPSAKVKLELASPTPGSSPVPSEAGSGTAGGTVFLPQYVFGHEAAVVPQASEILAKMSELVHNRLKQGHGGTVPPAIYTGAPVPKGATCFECEITFNNINNYYVHKRLYCSSRHLAEDSPPGARKLKAPSGPLKGPPTPGTLLSPSAGDGQGTPVGDGDAGRDATLPVTTPEVKVEDGGRKAGSPEVEGGSGRCSEDSQSPSSSAGDEGDEDPSKTLCEACNIRFSRHETYVVHKRFYCASRHDPPLRRPNLPKIPFLPQPLRTRKRRKLYEIHGAAQHPAKPPPAPAEPPPAPDPVAGAAPSPRSSPDADGPIDLSKKPRRQGEPAPAPLPPLADYHECTACRISFNSLDAYLAHKKYQCPATPLQPRTLEHLQKMKGTMPTHLKGHRSPGSPAEGDPESVRGRAAPTGSPGIAYSGADSLQRHPKGPLSPPGVKGPISTCPYCPLNGVIKGDLLEHFRNAHGLFVAKLAAAGQGIPDALVPGASRTPDPPLPTASPPHPPAPRLHRDSFNGKEGRDGDSPRPPASPRPPASPGAPEGLREGARKPSSPPTYTDRGVQTPPAKAVPSPVPNGNHRYCRLCNIKFSSLSTFIAHKKYYCSSHAAEHVK